A genomic segment from Spinacia oleracea cultivar Varoflay chromosome 3, BTI_SOV_V1, whole genome shotgun sequence encodes:
- the LOC110784129 gene encoding ferric reduction oxidase 4 isoform X2: MLIAVLGCIYLHLKNKRESSLESTSPQKHLAMLRRPLLVMGPLGVVTAMELMFLIMGIALVCWQFGHYYYVSVKHPFMGHGREHQKEWQITFRTVSLRLGYASNISWAFVFFPVIRLSSLLPLVGLTSESSVKYHIWIGQVVMITSALHSAGFFIYWAIVNQLYLALEWSKTHVSNIAGEISWVFLIAMWVTSFAYTRRKSFEVFFYTHQLYALATFFYVVHIGVAWTMQLLPGIFLFTLDRYLRFLQSRSRARLISVRVLPGGTVEMTFSKSRGVRYNVASNLFVSVPKISTLQWHPFTVSSNDNMEPDRLSIIFKTGGSWTTKLYKELSSSSLDRVEVAVEGPYGPASTSFIKHKTLVLISGGSGMTPYISIIREIIHQSNTQKGPVPKVLLICAFKQAADLTMLDLLLPTESTPADLSNIDLEIQAYVTREDHAPAINNQDMVVHTKWFKPSPLDSPITPVLGQNSWLCLCLIITSSFVLFLALLFFVTQYHIYPKDKNTNNVYDFTIWVLWDVFLMCVSIIFISSIVFLFQKRKIAALEEKQIQNVDVPTPMTSPGSWLCGGGGELESLPYQSLVQATQVNYGGRPDLQKILLECKGDDVGVMASGPRGLRHDVARICSGFGATNLHFEYLSFNW, translated from the exons ATGTTAATCGCTGTTCTTGGTTGCATTTACCTTCATCTGAAGAATAAAAGAGAATCTTCCTTGGAAAG TACTTCACCTCAGAAACATCTGGCAATGTTGAGACGTCCTCTTTTAGTTATGGGACCTCTAGGGGTGGTTACTGCAATGGAGCTCATGTTTCTGATTATGGGGATCGCGCTTGTGTGCTGGCAATTTGGCCATTACTATTATGTCAGCGTTAAACATCCGTTCATGGGACATGGCCGCGAGCATCAGAAAGA GTGGCAAATTACTTTCCGGACTGTGTCACTAAGACTTGGTTATGCCTCAAACATATCCTGGGCCTTTGTGTTCTTCCCTGTGATTCGATTGTCATCGCTTTTACCTCTGGTTGGTCTCACATCTGAATCCAGCGTCAAGTATCATATATGGATTGGACAAGTTGTCATGATAACTTCTGCGTTGCACAGTGCTGGTTTTTTCATATACTGGGCTATAGTTAACCAACTGTATCTG GCGCTTGAATGGAGCAAAACTCATGTGTCGAATATAGCTGGAGAAATATCTTGGGTTTTCTTGATAGCAATGTGGGTAACAAGCTTTGCGTACACCAGAAGAAAGTCTTTCGAAGTCTTCTTCTACACTCACCAACTTTATGCTCTTGCGACCTTCTTCTACGTCGTGCACATAGGAGTTGCCTGGACGATGCAGCTCCTTCCTGGAATTTTCCTCTTCACGCTCGATCGATATCTAAGATTCTTACAATCGCGCTCTCGTGCAAGGTTAATCTCAGTTCGTGTTCTTCCCGGTGGGACAGTGGAGATGACTTTTTCCAAGAGTCGAG GTGTACGTTACAATGTCGCAAGTAATTTATTCGTGAGCGTGCCGAAAATTTCCACGTTACAGTGGCACCCTTTTACTGTGAGCTCAAATGATAACATGGAACCTGATAGGCTAAGTATCATCTTCAAGACTGGAGGGAGTTGGACAACCAAGCTATACAAAGAACTTTCATCTTCTTCTCTAGACAGGGTTGAAGTCGCTGTTGAAGGACCATATGGACCAGCTTCTACCAGCTTTATCAA GCATAAAACCTTGGTGTTGATCAGTGGAGGCAGTGGTATGACCCCATACATATCCATAATACGCGAAATTATACATCAATCAAACACCCAAAAAGGCCCGGTTCCAAAGGTTCTCCTCATCTGTGCCTTCAAACAAGCAGCTGATCTCACCATGCTCGATCTCTTGCTTCCTACCGAGAGCACTCCTGCTGATCTTTCAAACATTGATCTCGAAATTCAGGCATACGTTACTCGAGAGGATCATGCACCTGCAATCAATAACCAGGATATGGTAGTTCATACCAAGTGGTTCAAACCCAGCCCGTTGGACTCACCTATCACCCCGGTTTTGGGACAAAATAGTTGGCTATGCCTTTGCCTCATCATCACTTCTTCCTTTGTTCTGTTTCTTGCCCTCTTATTTTTTGTGACTCAATACCATATATATCCCAAAGATAAAAACACTAACAACGTATACGACTTCACTATCTGGGTTTTGTGGGATGTGTTTCTTATGTGTGTCAGCATTATCTTCATTAGCAGCATCGTCTTCCTATTTCAAAAGAGGAAAATAGCCGCGTTAGAAGAGAAGCAGATCCAGAACGTGGATGTGCCGACACCAATGACTTCACCGGGATCTTGGTTGTGCGGCGGGGGCGGAGAGCTTGAAAGTCTCCCGTACCAGTCTCTTGTTCAAGCTACCCAGGTGAACTACGGAGGGAGGCCTGATCTCCAGA AAATATTGTTAGAGTGCAAAGGAGACGATGTCGGAGTGATGGCTTCCGGGCCAAGGGGATTAAGACATGATGTTGCAAGAATTTGTTCAGGGTTTGGTGCAACCAACCTGCATTTCGAGTACCTTAGCTTCAACTGGTGA
- the LOC110784129 gene encoding ferric reduction oxidase 4 isoform X1 — protein sequence MSSLVLLKLICLLVFLGWMVVWIVLPLEIYKYNWLPILDKKFNPTYIGEQGVNLFFLTFPVMLIAVLGCIYLHLKNKRESSLESTSPQKHLAMLRRPLLVMGPLGVVTAMELMFLIMGIALVCWQFGHYYYVSVKHPFMGHGREHQKEWQITFRTVSLRLGYASNISWAFVFFPVIRLSSLLPLVGLTSESSVKYHIWIGQVVMITSALHSAGFFIYWAIVNQLYLALEWSKTHVSNIAGEISWVFLIAMWVTSFAYTRRKSFEVFFYTHQLYALATFFYVVHIGVAWTMQLLPGIFLFTLDRYLRFLQSRSRARLISVRVLPGGTVEMTFSKSRGVRYNVASNLFVSVPKISTLQWHPFTVSSNDNMEPDRLSIIFKTGGSWTTKLYKELSSSSLDRVEVAVEGPYGPASTSFIKHKTLVLISGGSGMTPYISIIREIIHQSNTQKGPVPKVLLICAFKQAADLTMLDLLLPTESTPADLSNIDLEIQAYVTREDHAPAINNQDMVVHTKWFKPSPLDSPITPVLGQNSWLCLCLIITSSFVLFLALLFFVTQYHIYPKDKNTNNVYDFTIWVLWDVFLMCVSIIFISSIVFLFQKRKIAALEEKQIQNVDVPTPMTSPGSWLCGGGGELESLPYQSLVQATQVNYGGRPDLQKILLECKGDDVGVMASGPRGLRHDVARICSGFGATNLHFEYLSFNW from the exons ATGAGTAGCCTTGTGTTGCTGAAGCTAATATGCCTGTTGGTATTCCTTGGATGGATGGTGGTATGGATTGTGTTACCCTTGGAAATATATAAGTATAATTGGCTTCCCATACTAGATAAGAAGTTCAATCCAACATACATTGGTGAGCAAG GAGTAAATCTTTTCTTCCTCACATTTCCTGTGATGTTAATCGCTGTTCTTGGTTGCATTTACCTTCATCTGAAGAATAAAAGAGAATCTTCCTTGGAAAG TACTTCACCTCAGAAACATCTGGCAATGTTGAGACGTCCTCTTTTAGTTATGGGACCTCTAGGGGTGGTTACTGCAATGGAGCTCATGTTTCTGATTATGGGGATCGCGCTTGTGTGCTGGCAATTTGGCCATTACTATTATGTCAGCGTTAAACATCCGTTCATGGGACATGGCCGCGAGCATCAGAAAGA GTGGCAAATTACTTTCCGGACTGTGTCACTAAGACTTGGTTATGCCTCAAACATATCCTGGGCCTTTGTGTTCTTCCCTGTGATTCGATTGTCATCGCTTTTACCTCTGGTTGGTCTCACATCTGAATCCAGCGTCAAGTATCATATATGGATTGGACAAGTTGTCATGATAACTTCTGCGTTGCACAGTGCTGGTTTTTTCATATACTGGGCTATAGTTAACCAACTGTATCTG GCGCTTGAATGGAGCAAAACTCATGTGTCGAATATAGCTGGAGAAATATCTTGGGTTTTCTTGATAGCAATGTGGGTAACAAGCTTTGCGTACACCAGAAGAAAGTCTTTCGAAGTCTTCTTCTACACTCACCAACTTTATGCTCTTGCGACCTTCTTCTACGTCGTGCACATAGGAGTTGCCTGGACGATGCAGCTCCTTCCTGGAATTTTCCTCTTCACGCTCGATCGATATCTAAGATTCTTACAATCGCGCTCTCGTGCAAGGTTAATCTCAGTTCGTGTTCTTCCCGGTGGGACAGTGGAGATGACTTTTTCCAAGAGTCGAG GTGTACGTTACAATGTCGCAAGTAATTTATTCGTGAGCGTGCCGAAAATTTCCACGTTACAGTGGCACCCTTTTACTGTGAGCTCAAATGATAACATGGAACCTGATAGGCTAAGTATCATCTTCAAGACTGGAGGGAGTTGGACAACCAAGCTATACAAAGAACTTTCATCTTCTTCTCTAGACAGGGTTGAAGTCGCTGTTGAAGGACCATATGGACCAGCTTCTACCAGCTTTATCAA GCATAAAACCTTGGTGTTGATCAGTGGAGGCAGTGGTATGACCCCATACATATCCATAATACGCGAAATTATACATCAATCAAACACCCAAAAAGGCCCGGTTCCAAAGGTTCTCCTCATCTGTGCCTTCAAACAAGCAGCTGATCTCACCATGCTCGATCTCTTGCTTCCTACCGAGAGCACTCCTGCTGATCTTTCAAACATTGATCTCGAAATTCAGGCATACGTTACTCGAGAGGATCATGCACCTGCAATCAATAACCAGGATATGGTAGTTCATACCAAGTGGTTCAAACCCAGCCCGTTGGACTCACCTATCACCCCGGTTTTGGGACAAAATAGTTGGCTATGCCTTTGCCTCATCATCACTTCTTCCTTTGTTCTGTTTCTTGCCCTCTTATTTTTTGTGACTCAATACCATATATATCCCAAAGATAAAAACACTAACAACGTATACGACTTCACTATCTGGGTTTTGTGGGATGTGTTTCTTATGTGTGTCAGCATTATCTTCATTAGCAGCATCGTCTTCCTATTTCAAAAGAGGAAAATAGCCGCGTTAGAAGAGAAGCAGATCCAGAACGTGGATGTGCCGACACCAATGACTTCACCGGGATCTTGGTTGTGCGGCGGGGGCGGAGAGCTTGAAAGTCTCCCGTACCAGTCTCTTGTTCAAGCTACCCAGGTGAACTACGGAGGGAGGCCTGATCTCCAGA AAATATTGTTAGAGTGCAAAGGAGACGATGTCGGAGTGATGGCTTCCGGGCCAAGGGGATTAAGACATGATGTTGCAAGAATTTGTTCAGGGTTTGGTGCAACCAACCTGCATTTCGAGTACCTTAGCTTCAACTGGTGA
- the LOC110784130 gene encoding uncharacterized protein isoform X2, whose protein sequence is MVCSSIHWSFRSLAIEYFGDARSAKTKIGSMVSSALVSILIGLAASNLRIIPYEAPAYSTVLEYLLPLTVPLLLFRANMRQLIQSTGSLLLAFLLGSVATAIGTVVAFFIVPMRSLGADAWKIATALMGSYIGGSVNYIAISEALGISPSNIAAGVAADNVICAIYFMALFAIASRVPEASKSSTDDPVTSVNNAETKVHTLPTATATAIAVSFAICRCAIFITNLFGIRGGTIPIATAIVVVLATVFPPVFKYLAPSAEVLSLVLMQVFFVVIGASGNIWSVISTAPSIFLFAFVQVTVHVAVILWLGKIFHVDLKLLLLASNANIGGPTTASGMARAKGWNSLIIPGILTGIFGISIATFVAIGVGLTVLKHM, encoded by the exons GCAATTGAGTATTTTGGGGATGCAAGGTCGGCGAAGACAAAGATTGGGAGCATGGTCAGTTCTGCACTTGTGAGCATTTTGATTGGCCTAGCAGCGAGTAATTTGAGGATTATTCCTTACGAAGCTCCGGCATATTCCACTGTGTTGGAATACTTGTTACCCTTAACTGTTCCTTTGCTCTTGTTTAGAGCTAACATGCGTCAGCTTATTCAGTCAACTGGGAGTTTACTTTTGGCATTCTTGTTGGGATCAG TGGCTACAGCAATTGGGACAGTGGTTGCATTTTTTATAGTTCCTATGCGATCGCTTGGTGCTGATGCTTGGAAAATTGCTACTGCACTCATGGGAAGTTATATTGGTGGAT CTGTCAATTACATCGCAATTTCTGAGGCTCTTGGTATTTCCCCATCAAATATAGCTGCTGGAGTAGCTGCAGATAATGTCATTTGTGCTATTTACTTTATGGCATTATTTGCAATAGCATCCAGAGTTCCCGAGGCCTCAAAATCCAGCACGG ATGATCCCGTGACATCAGTGAATAATGCTGAGACGAAGGTCCACACGCTACCTACTGCTACTGCTACTGCTATTGCTGTATCCTTTGCAATATGCAGATGTGCCATCTTCATCACAAATTTGTTTGGAATCCGAGGAGGCACCATTCCAATAGCTACGGCAATTGTGGTGGTCCTAGCTACTGTCTTCCCGCCAGTGTTTAAGTACCTTGCACCTTCTGCAGAGGTTTTGTCTTTGGTTTTAATGcag gtGTTCTTCGTTGTGATTGGAGCAAGTGGTAATATCTGGAGCGTTATCAGCACCGCGCCAAGTATATTCTTGTTTGCATTTGTACAAGTTACGGTCCATGTGGCCGTCATTCTGTGGTTAGGGAAGATATTTCATGTTGATCTGAAGCTGTTGCTTTTGGCTTCCAATGCCAATATTGGAGGCCCAACTACAGCTTCAGGAATGGCCAGGGCCAAAGGGTGGAATTCTCTGATTATTCCTGGAATTCTTACTGGGATTTTTGGCATATCGATTGCAACTTTTGTTGCTATTGGTGTTGGACTAACAGTCCTTAAGCACATGTAA